Genomic segment of Drosophila ananassae strain 14024-0371.13 chromosome 2L, ASM1763931v2, whole genome shotgun sequence:
ACCACTAGTGTTTTTTGTTGATGGCGCAGTGGCtgcagttttttagtttttgaggTAAATATGCATTAATTAtcgttatttatttgtttaagtGTCGTACAGACGGCCCCCAACTGGTGGCAACGAAGCACATCAAAGAGATAGGCCCGGTTGCCTTGGAGAACACTCTGGAAGGCATACCGTGCGAAACCCCTTGAAATCTGTGTTTTCTTGGCCATTAACTAATGCGTCATCGCCAAACACACGGCTTTGTACAATATTTTGTTGTGTAAATGTTTAGCCGGCACGCTTTTCAAcaatatgtgtgtgtgtggctgcaATATTTTGTTCGTTTGTTTGATTAGAAAGTCGGCAGCGGGCTAAGAAGAGGAAGAGTTGGAATTAAGCAGGGGACGCGGGGTGGAAGCAACAGTGGCAGCACCAGATTTCTCTGTCTCGGGGATTTTGCTTTGTTTCGCCGCCAGTCACTCGACTTGCATCATTATACTGTGTAGTCCTTGTTTTCAAGGGTATGATAGACAAAATGagcaaaaaaaaggtaaaaaaataaatgcgattttttccataaattttaatttattttaaaaataataaatagtaGGTAGGTAGGTAACTCTTTGCATCATGCATAGTATGAAGCATTTCATGATTTTGTGCAATTGCAGGCGCTCTCAACCACCATGGACTTCGCCAGCGTGCTCGGAAAGAGCGAGGCGCACCAGCGCACCGTTATCCATCTGGACATGGACTATTTCTACGCACAGGTGGAGGAGATCCGGGATCCAACGCTACGCACCAAAGCCCTTGGCATTCAACAGAAAAATATTGTAGTTACCTGCAATTATGTTGCCCGAGCTAGAGGTGTCTCCAAACTGATGCTCATCGAGGAGGCGCAGCGGCTGTGCCCGGACTTGGTTCTAGTCAACGGCGAAGATCTTGCGCCATATCGACAGATGTCGCAAAAGATCTTCGACTTGTTGCTGAACTACACGCCGTTGGTGGAGAAGCTGGGCTTCGACGAGAACTTTATGGATGTGACGTCCCTGGTGGAGCTCCGTCAGGCCCACAACGCTGAGGCGCAGCAGAAACCAGCCGTGGGTCATATCTATCCGGAGGACGGTACTCCCTTGTCGGCTTGTGATTGTGGCTGTGCCCAGAGGCTGGCCATTGGTTCGCGGATAGCTCAGGAAATCAGGGAGGAGCTTAAGCTTAGGCTGGGCATCACGTGCTGTGCCGGGATCTCCTACAACAAACTCCTGGCGAAGCTCGTCGGCAGCAGCCACAAACCGAATCAACAAACTGTCCTCGTTTCAACCTACGCCGAGCAATTTATGCGCGACCTGGGCGATCTAAAGCGAATCACGGGAATTGGTCAGAAAACGCAATGTTTGCTCCTGGAGGCTGGTATGTCCACGGTGGAGCAACTGCAGCAGTGTGATATGGACGTGATGCGAAAGAAGTTCGGCTTTGAAACTGCCACTAGGCTAAGAGATCTAGCTTTTGGTCGGGACACGGGCTTGGTGCGACCAACTGGGAAGCCGAAAACCATTGGCATGGAGGACTCTTGCAAGCCCATTTCTGTGCGAACAGACGTCGAGGAAAGGTTCCGAATGCTGCTGAAGCGATTGGTCGAGCAGGTagaagtttaaatatttatttttaatagcaaattttcattaaaaatcttttattCAGGTTTCAGAGGACGGACGCATTCCCATATCCATCAAAGTGGTGCTGCGCAAGTTCGACTCCCAGAAGAAAAGCAGTCATCGCGAAACCAAGCAAGCCAACATCCTGCCTTCTCTCTTCAAAACGTCCGTGTGTCCAGGAGAAACTGGAGTGAGCAAAGTCCAACTAGCGGACGGAGCACAAGATAAACTTCTTAAAATTGTCATGCGCCTGTTTGAGCGAATTGTGGATTTGAGCAAACCCTTTAATATCACCCTGCTCGGACTGGCCTTCTCCAAGTTCCAGGAACGGAAAGTTGGCTCCTCGTCCATTGCCAATTTTCTGATCAAGAAGGCGGATCTAGAGGTTCAGTCCATAACCTCGCTGACAAATACAAGCCTAACGAGTCCCACAGCCGAGAGTCCGACCTCGGATGAAAGCGCCTTTCGATCCTCTCCAACTACTTTCAAGCCGAGCGATCAGTTCTACAGGCGACGGGCCACCACGGCATCGCCGGTGCCGATGATGATGGACAATGGCTCGGAATCGGCGGCCACTAATTCGGATTTCAGTGATTTTTCTGAGACGGAGGTGGAGCCATCACCGAAAAAGAGTCGAGTTGGCCGACTACTCGTGTCCAAGCGCAGCCGACTGGCGGCGGATGTTGGGGAGAATGCCGCAGATGTCGCCTCGCCCAGCAAATTACGCGTCTGTGATCTGCGTTTGAATTCGCGGGACAGCGAGAAGGACTTCCCCATTAGCACAACGCCCACAGCTTCCACATCAGCGGCGGCTCCTCGCTTCCGCACCGTCCAGCCACCGAATACGCTAATGCAGCGGATCGACGGCAGCCTTCGCTTTTTGTCCACGCGCACCACAAGCCGCCTCAGCTCGAACGCCAGCTCTACTGCCTCCTCGCCACTTCCCTCGCCCATGGACGACTCTGCAATGAGCGCGCCAAGTACTCCAACGACGGCTTTTGCTTCGCCCATCGCAGCTATggtcaccaccaccaccgccaccaccagcAGCCTTACTGACATCGCCTGTCCAGCTGGTGTGGATGCGGAGGTCTTCAAGGAACTACCTGTTGAGTTGCAGACGGAGCTAATCGCCTCGTGGCGCACCTCACTAGTGGCGGCAGTGGAGCAAACCAACGGTGGTGAAAGAAGGGCTAATCCTAGTGCCGCGCCAGCTGCAGCAACCACTGCGAGTGGTGGGGGCCAGAAAAATACATTGTATCGCTACTTTTTGCGAAACAAGTGAAGCAGTGCATCAACTATTATTGGCAGCCAAGAGCATCACATCACCTATAGTTGTAAGGCCAAAGTGAATAAATCCGTTTATATATCCATATTCTATATTTTTGTAGGTGATACGGTTACAGATTATATTTCCGAGGTCGCCGCTTTGGACCATCGTAAGATAAGATAAATTCGGGTAGGTCGCTTCACAAAGACTTGAgatacattttaaaatcgtATAGACTTTGTCTAAAGAAATGTAAGGCAAATGATTTTTTGTAACATTGAATTtcctaatatatatattttcataaattattCAAGAGACAAATACatcacattttatttttcgaaGAAGGCTTGTAAGGAATAGTTTGTTGAAGTAATCGACGCGACTCACAGAAATAACTTGAAATACTCGATGCGTCAGTCAGTTTTGCGGCTGGAGGcagttgaaaaatattaattgtACATACATTTCTCGATTTGGTGCTAATTTCCAAGCCGCGAACCTAAAGAGGAACACAGAGTAGTGTTGAAATAAGTTTATTACACTTCAAATTTGTTTACTCCATTATTATCATACATTCAAGATTAAAAAATTGGTTGGGTTACCTACTTACGCATAAGTTAATACAGAATATATCTCATTCCCCGGACATCTCTCAACGACAACGAAAGGAACAAAACCAGCTAATTGAGCTCGACTTGATACAAGTTTCTTAGTTCTTACCTCTCAATGGCAACGAAAGTTAAACAGTATAAAATATATGTGGTCTTATGCTAACGATGTTATAATAAAGTTAAGTCCTTAGTTTAGGAAATGCCTGTGTTTGTTGCTTTAAAATTATGTATATGAATTGGCAGGGGTTATACTAGTGGCTCAGCCAGCCGCACTTGATGAAGAACTTGCGCAGCGATGTCTCCATGGGACTGCCCAGCGATGGTGCTCCGCTCAGGCAAACGGTTTTCAAGGAAAGGTACGTGGTGGGTGTAATATTGTGCTTCCTGCAAACATCAAGCTCGTTGTGACTAAGAAGATTGCTACCCAGTGGCTGGGGCAGGTGTTTCAGATCATCCAGTTGCTGGCGAAGCTTCAGACTCATACTCGGTTCACTGCTTCCGGCGACGACCTCGTTTGGCAGTGGGTTTCTTTGCTGGAGCTGAGTGCTTTGGTTCTGGGGGTGGCTTCCCTTCGCCGAGTTCGTCGGCAGATTCGCCTGCGCTGAGGTCGTCATACCCGCGGAAATCGCTCCCGTCGTCGCTCCCGTGCTGCTCGAGTCCAGTAtccccattcccattcccgtTCCCACTCCCGCTCCCGTTCCCATCCCGATCGTCGGCTGCATCGTTGTCGTAGCTGCCGACAATGTCCGACAGCTATCCGAGTAACTTCTGTTGGGCAATGATCCTCCGGAGCAGGTCGGGTCGGCGGTGTGGAGCATGTTTCTTGGTGCGATTGAACTTGAACTTGCCTCGGCGCCGCTTGACAGTTCGCTGTAAAGGATACATCATCAATTTAATACTCCTGAATGGCTAAGGACTCTAGTAATGGTACTTACGCCTTTTTGAGATTCGGTAGAGGGGAGTGCAAGGAAGAGCTTGGCGGCCGATGACTTCCATTGGAGGGCTGCGTGTGGTCCTGTGGTTAAACATTGTCTTATACAACCGTTCAAGCGCTCGCTGTTCGGCGTGTTGATAATACAGAGGAGCTGAATATCGTGAGACAAGACGGGAAAGCGATTGTAAGAGATGGTGGTCAGGAAGAGCAACAGGTAGCACACACGATATTCAACTCGTCATGCATTCTCATTTAACGAAGTAGTCACCCCGAGTATACTGACGAACGACAACTAACCTGCAGTCTATGCATTCGAACTTCtacattaaaaactaatttttcTTACAATAAATacattaaaattgaaaaaaataaaatcgaatttcCTCAGGAATATCAAATGAACATAAACTATAATAAACTTATGATAGATAACTTGAATATTTTCAAGTCCGAAGGCATAGACAAAGGCATTGATTTCGTTTTCATTATCCTCGAAGTGGTATCCCACACTTACAGTCTTTCCATGTCCATATGGCCCTGTGGAGCGATGAGTGGCCATCGCTGCGTGCTGCTCGAAGTGAACGCACTCATCAATCTTGGTCAGGCCGTTGTAGCGGTATCTGTACAGCTCCGCCTGCCGGATCCGCAACTCCTTCTCACGCTCCAGCGATCCCAGCAGGCGCTCGTACTCATTGCAGGTGTAGAACTGTGCGTAAACCCGGAAACGGTCCCGGAACTCTCGTTGTTCTTTGGTCAGTCCTTGGTGCAGGGCATAGTTACGGTTGCGGAAAAAGTTAGAAACCAGTTGATAGTCTCTTACCTGGGGAAgtatataaagaaaaatattattaggAATAGAGAGCTTCTAAAGAACTCTTGGAACCTCACCATTCGCTTTCGACGAGCTCGTTCCCGAAGTCTCCTGGTGTAGATATCCACGTGCGCCAACTTCAGCATCACATCCACTTCCGTGTCCTCCGAGCTCAACGTGATGTTCGAAATAAGCTGCTCCGCAGTGGGATCATACTCCCGTTCGAAGCTATCTCGGTTGGGCATGTAGCCCAGCTGCATAGCTTCGTCAGTGTTGATGTCTAGTGGCGGGAGACTGGCCAGAGCACTAGTGCCCAGGGGACCGGCATCATCGTCTCCGGTATGGTCGATGAGACGGGGTCTTTGGCTCTGGGCCGGCGTCCAGGTGGCTTTACCAATGGTTCCATTGACGAACTTGTTCACATACTCCTCCTTGGCATCCTCCGCGGATTTTGTCTCAATGTGCTTGGAAATATCCTCCCAGTTGCCAAAGCCATACTGCTCGATGGCATCCAGCAGGCGAATCTCCTCCCTAGCAGTCCACGCCCCTTTGCCTCGGAAGACACTGAGAATGGAGGTGCCCGTGTCCATGAACTGGTAGGCATGGTTGTTCTGATGGGCTCCGATCTCTGCTCCTGCCGCAAAGCACTgcgtaaataaaataacacaAACGTAAAAACAATGTCAGCTGTTGTTTATCAACATGGTGAAATCGCCggctataatatatatttcatatgaGTCAGTTTTGGTTCCAGATTAACGACGCATCTCTGGGCTGTACCGCTAGGGTGGCACTCATTCAtttgtcaaaaaaaatattccgaggcaacaataataataacttcTAATAAATGAAAGACAGgcattcaaataaaattttaaattttattttattataaattattatatttcttaaacAGAACAAACTGATTTGACAACGTAACAATGCACTTTGcaaattcttattttttttaacaaagaaACGAAAAAGTAGAGTCACCCTAATGCAAATGTACTATGGCTGTTCGTGTAATTACTTACTTGCAAGCATAGATCGAAATTTTCACACTCTGCACAGTGCACTCTGATGCCCAGGATGTCGTCCTGACAATTTGTGCAATTGTACTTTGTAAATAGATCCGCAATTGTGGtcattttagaattttttccACAAAAATGAATTGTGCGAAAAAACTCAACTATGCCAACAGTGTGACCGTTCGCAAACAGAACGCCATGTTTTTTCTTAGTTATGAACTAGTGGTTCATGTAGAATGTAGAGGTTCATGTAAAATGTCAAGTAGATTATAATATGAAACTAGGCGccgtaaattaaattattcagAGTaggctatatatttaatattttaactcCCTTTTTACAATATTCAATTATTCCCGTGAGAATCCCAAACAGTGAGCATCGATTTTTTGTTCGTTATATATTGGTAGtagtttatttaataattccAAAAGTTTAAATCGAATGTATTatctttttatttgatttttacgCTAATAtcacaaaaataatatataaaactaaaaatataaaaatatgtaatataaaACCGAAACCAAGTGAACATAAATACATTTATGTGTGATGTATTGAAATACACCGATCTTGTAGTgcctaaattaaataaatatgcaaaacaAGCAGTGGctaaaatgcaaaatattaaaaaattaacggTGGTCGGgggatataaaataatttaaatttagacctaaactaaattaaaaaaaagcatGGTAATTAATAAAACGTACTCCTCTCTTGTCTCAAACAAAGCTGCCGAATATATCGTTAAGGCTTAAGTCTAAATTAATTGGGCGCGGGTTGAcaatttaaggatccttttTTGGCTAGTCTATATAAATAGTGATTATTCGATTATTTCGTACGTGTGTATATATGTTAAATACGTTTagattattgttattatttctGCCCTACTCCGAGCAGTAGCCGATTCCTAGTGGGTTCCAGATATATATGTCAGTGGGCGGTGAGGACTAGTTTGTGTTGCAAGTGGTGGCTTTGGTGGCATATTTGTTGCTGGACTACTGTTGCTAGTTTACTTGGACCAGTGGGGAAACAAAAATCGAGTTACGTATTACAATATCAAGAGGGTTAACAAATCTTAAACAGATATGGCAAGGTTCTTGTGCACACGGCCAACAAAAATCGTAAATTCGAATACCTAAATAATGCTATTTGAGCGCCAAATTCGGGTTATCTTCAAGTCGCACCTGCTGCTGTGCCATTCTTTTTGTCAATACTTGATGGAACATATGCACTTCCAATAGAAACCAACATTTAAAAACATACAATTTGTTAAATCCTAGGGAAACGATCAACTTACTCCTAAGAATTTAAAGGAAATATAACAATACTGTTTACGGACATTTGAGACATTTCCAGTTTTGAGATTCACAGATACGGTTCGTTTTGATTCGAATTCGCTTGCGTAAGGAACTGAGGAGTTGTCACAGCGCAGGCGCGACTCTAGTCGTCATAAATCGGATCGATATCCGATTTCGAGTCCTCTAGATTCCGTTTCCAGAATCGAAACTCATAAACAGACGACCGCTGGGCTCTCAAAAATTGTATAAGCAAGTAGTCCTAAAGCATAACTATCAACTAATTTGGTATGTAAAGTCTTTCTGTCTTTTTCGGGGCGAGGAAACGCGAGATGAGCGGGACACATTTGGTCCACTAGCAACAGCAGAGACAGCATCATCATCACAAACTCCTGACCATACTCACTCAACGGATATGAAAATGAATACCGATACGTATTCACGTTCGGATTCGGAATCGGTTTTGGATTTGGATACTCTTCTACTCTCGGTCTTTCTCGTTCTCGTTCTCGTTCCTCGTCTTTGCATGTTGGGGAAGCATCTAAACGTTGGCTAAGCTGGGCGGGGATCACTGGCTGTTGATGGAGAAGGAGGAGGGATGGATAACTCCTGGCCGCGGTGGTCACTCTAAGGATATGCAATTCATTGCATAATATTCTCGGGTGCTCGGGTTGGGGTACAGTGGATCTGTAGATCGGTGTCATAGGTGCGGTTAAGTTATTCGGGTGTAGATTATTCTGCTTCTTGATAAAATACTTGAAGAGGCTCCTGCCCCTCTTTAGTTACGGTAGAATCTGCTTCTTGGGTTTTTTTAACTCAGCATCTTCGTCGCGCTTAATCTCGGTGTATCGCTCGCCCTTCAAGGATACTATCTTATTGTCCCGGTAGCGGACCAGCTTTCGCGGTTCCATTTTCGGCACCACCGGCTTGTACTCGCGTTGGGTGGCGTTCTTGTCCACATATGAGTACCTAAAAGGATTATAATATAAGAATTCCTTTCTCAAAGGATAAACCAAATCTTATAATCGATCTCACCTAGCAATTATACGGTTCTTAAGTTCATTATCGTCTACAACCACATTTTTCTTGATATATCCAGTGCTGGACTTGTCAGTTAGACTCTGGTTGGTCTCCTGGCGATGTAAAAGGATCTGAGTGGCGCTATCGATGTCTCCCTTAGAAATAGCGATGCAGTGCTTAATCTGTGAATGCATTTTagcaattaataataattaggTTGAAATATATATGGAGTTAACCTCAACGTAAGCCGTATCAGGAAACATTTCCTGCAACACCTCAGCCTCGTCCAAGAAGTAATCGCAAGTTGAGCTGGAGCTGTCAGTGGAGCCTCCATCGCTGGTCTCCGACAAATGCTGAGAGCGTTTTCCTCCTccactgccgctgctgctgctattcGAGGAAAGTTCATCCTTTTCGGAAGTTGAAGAGTTCCTGGCACGCAGCTTAGACTCCGGAATAATGCTTGAGAGGCTCAGCGAACTGCAAGTAAAACGAAGAATGTTGAATCTTTAAGTATTCCTCTTTTACAGGAAAAATTTATAAtggaaaattataatataaatcCATACATTTGCCGGAAATTgtaaatttgtaaatttaCATTAAGGTTATAAGGAAACTGAAGAACCGAACTGCCGTACAATTAAGAGGTATTGTGTACAATTTATTAATCAAAACCCTTGTAAAACCCACTTGAGAGACAAGTTAATAGCGTCATGGTTTCCTTGGTTCTTCTCCATCTCGGTGAGCTCGCTAGCCAGTTTGTAGATCCACTCGCAGATAACGCCCTGGTCGATGGTAGAGATCTCCTCGAAATAGGCGCCCATCATCTCAACAAATCCCTCGACATCGAAACATGGATCCTGGGAGGCCTCCTCCAAAATAGAGATGATGTACGATAGAACAATTTCATCAACCACGCTGAAATCGGCACCCGGAATATGGCCACTGATGAACTGAACCAGGCTGCGCTTGACCATTTCGTGCTGCTTCTCCAGGTTGGTCATTTTAACTATATTTGTATATTAGTTCTCGAAGTATCTTTCGGTGGAATTGGCAAACAACGGTCTCCCCCAATTTAAGCAACACAAAACTCTGGAATTCAACAAATGGGGGCTTCCCCGGGCTCTCTATTATATTTCTATGGACTTCGCAAAAGTAATTCCGGCTTAGTTCGCGAAAAAATCGATTTTAAACAGTTTCGGTTTGGGAGCTGCGcctttcttttgctttttcgctgcttctatatatttatatgtttATATCGGACTATcgatatttgttaaaaataaatcgtAATTTTTAAAACACTGTTTTTGGAGCTTTGCAACACTGTTTTTCAACCATTGCAGCACTCAACAGGGGATCCCCTCTTTCAGTGGCGCCAAAAGTactaattttttcaaatttttaattttttttaaataacaatcGTTCCGgtcaataattaaaaataaattcaaaggTATGGCTGGCTCGGATTGCATTTGACATTATAAATGGTGTAAGTCGCGTATAAGTCAAAATTctacttaaaaaatattcatgtGAGTTCATGTAAATTTATAACaacaatttattaattttaataattataaaaagttATTTCTCTAAcagctttatttttatttttgatcatttttttttttacatttttgtagCATTTTTTGCTAGTTTATTAACAAGagttatataaaatttttgatcaaaAACGTGTTTAATGTTTCCCAAAAACATTCGGCTCCGATGAACCTCCTACTGCAGCAACACTTAGTTCCTCGAGAAGTTCATTCGACTGACGTCTATTTTGTTTCGGATTTGAATAGACAAGGTTCTCGTTTTCATTGTTGTTGGGTCTGGAATGTAAGTTGGTATCTCCAGAATCGGTGTCCATCCGATTTAGATTTAACTCCACTCCTGGAACACAATTTCTACTTAGCAAAGAGCGTTGGAGCTGTGTCAAGCATCTAGAAATGagtaattttaataagttcATTTTAAAATGAATTCGAAAAGCCAGTAAATCCGTTACAGCTTACCGCTCCAGCCTGCGATCGCTGCTCCAATCCTGCAAATCATAGAGATCCGAAAAACTGAGCTCGTTGCTCCGATGCAAGTGGCCGTTGCCCAGAAGCGGTGAGCCAGTATTAAGCGCCCGTTTTCCATTGGTCCAACCCCTGGAGTACTGAAACGTCTGACCCATGCAGGCCATGGACAGGGTAAACAGGAAGAGCGGGAGCAACATGAGACGCAACATGTTCCCGATTCTGGTTAAGGTTTCGCGGCACTGAACTATCC
This window contains:
- the LOC6498965 gene encoding transcriptional adapter 2B isoform X3; the encoded protein is MTTIADLFTKYNCTNCQDDILGIRVHCAECENFDLCLQCFAAGAEIGAHQNNHAYQFMDTGTSILSVFRGKGAWTAREEIRLLDAIEQYGFGNWEDISKHIETKSAEDAKEEYVNKFVNGTIGKATWTPAQSQRPRLIDHTGDDDAGPLGTSALASLPPLDINTDEAMQLGYMPNRDSFEREYDPTAEQLISNITLSSEDTEVDVMLKLAHVDIYTRRLRERARRKRMVRDYQLVSNFFRNRNYALHQGLTKEQREFRDRFRVYAQFYTCNEYERLLGSLEREKELRIRQAELYRYRYNGLTKIDECVHFEQHAAMATHRSTGPYGHGKTLLCIINTPNSERLNGCIRQCLTTGPHAALQWKSSAAKLFLALPSTESQKGRTVKRRRGKFKFNRTKKHAPHRRPDLLRRIIAQQKLLG
- the LOC6501614 gene encoding DNA polymerase iota; this translates as MDFASVLGKSEAHQRTVIHLDMDYFYAQVEEIRDPTLRTKALGIQQKNIVVTCNYVARARGVSKLMLIEEAQRLCPDLVLVNGEDLAPYRQMSQKIFDLLLNYTPLVEKLGFDENFMDVTSLVELRQAHNAEAQQKPAVGHIYPEDGTPLSACDCGCAQRLAIGSRIAQEIREELKLRLGITCCAGISYNKLLAKLVGSSHKPNQQTVLVSTYAEQFMRDLGDLKRITGIGQKTQCLLLEAGMSTVEQLQQCDMDVMRKKFGFETATRLRDLAFGRDTGLVRPTGKPKTIGMEDSCKPISVRTDVEERFRMLLKRLVEQVSEDGRIPISIKVVLRKFDSQKKSSHRETKQANILPSLFKTSVCPGETGVSKVQLADGAQDKLLKIVMRLFERIVDLSKPFNITLLGLAFSKFQERKVGSSSIANFLIKKADLEVQSITSLTNTSLTSPTAESPTSDESAFRSSPTTFKPSDQFYRRRATTASPVPMMMDNGSESAATNSDFSDFSETEVEPSPKKSRVGRLLVSKRSRLAADVGENAADVASPSKLRVCDLRLNSRDSEKDFPISTTPTASTSAAAPRFRTVQPPNTLMQRIDGSLRFLSTRTTSRLSSNASSTASSPLPSPMDDSAMSAPSTPTTAFASPIAAMVTTTTATTSSLTDIACPAGVDAEVFKELPVELQTELIASWRTSLVAAVEQTNGGERRANPSAAPAAATTASGGGQKNTLYRYFLRNK
- the LOC6498964 gene encoding CUE domain-containing protein 2, which translates into the protein MTNLEKQHEMVKRSLVQFISGHIPGADFSVVDEIVLSYIISILEEASQDPCFDVEGFVEMMGAYFEEISTIDQGVICEWIYKLASELTEMEKNQGNHDAINLSLNSLSLSSIIPESKLRARNSSTSEKDELSSNSSSSGSGGGKRSQHLSETSDGGSTDSSSSTCDYFLDEAEVLQEMFPDTAYVEIKHCIAISKGDIDSATQILLHRQETNQSLTDKSSTGYIKKNVVVDDNELKNRIIARYSYVDKNATQREYKPVVPKMEPRKLVRYRDNKIVSLKGERYTEIKRDEDAELKKPKKQILP
- the LOC6498965 gene encoding transcriptional adapter 2B isoform X1, whose protein sequence is MTTIADLFTKYNCTNCQDDILGIRVHCAECENFDLCLQCFAAGAEIGAHQNNHAYQFMDTGTSILSVFRGKGAWTAREEIRLLDAIEQYGFGNWEDISKHIETKSAEDAKEEYVNKFVNGTIGKATWTPAQSQRPRLIDHTGDDDAGPLGTSALASLPPLDINTDEAMQLGYMPNRDSFEREYDPTAEQLISNITLSSEDTEVDVMLKLAHVDIYTRRLRERARRKRMVRDYQLVSNFFRNRNYALHQGLTKEQREFRDRFRVYAQFYTCNEYERLLGSLEREKELRIRQAELYRYRYNGLTKIDECVHFEQHAAMATHRSTGPYGHGKTDHTQPSNGSHRPPSSSLHSPLPNLKKAELSSGAEASSSSIAPRNMLHTADPTCSGGSLPNRSYSDSCRTLSAATTTMQPTIGMGTGAGVGTGMGMGILDSSSTGATTGAISAGMTTSAQANLPTNSAKGSHPQNQSTQLQQRNPLPNEVVAGSSEPSMSLKLRQQLDDLKHLPQPLGSNLLSHNELDVCRKHNITPTTYLSLKTVCLSGAPSLGSPMETSLRKFFIKCGWLSH
- the LOC6498965 gene encoding transcriptional adapter 2B isoform X2, with amino-acid sequence MTTIADLFTKYNCTNCQDDILGIRVHCAECENFDLCLQCFAAGAEIGAHQNNHAYQFMDTGTSILSVFRGKGAWTAREEIRLLDAIEQYGFGNWEDISKHIETKSAEDAKEEYVNKFVNGTIGKATWTPAQSQRPRLIDHTGDDDAGPLGTSALASLPPLDINTDEAMQLGYMPNRDSFEREYDPTAEQLISNITLSSEDTEVDVMLKLAHVDIYTRRLRERARRKRMVRDYQLVSNFFRNRNYALHQGLTKEQREFRDRFRVYAQFYTCNEYERLLGSLEREKELRIRQAELYRYRYNGLTKIDECVHFEQHAAMATHRSTGPYGHGKTPSNGSHRPPSSSLHSPLPNLKKAELSSGAEASSSSIAPRNMLHTADPTCSGGSLPNRSYSDSCRTLSAATTTMQPTIGMGTGAGVGTGMGMGILDSSSTGATTGAISAGMTTSAQANLPTNSAKGSHPQNQSTQLQQRNPLPNEVVAGSSEPSMSLKLRQQLDDLKHLPQPLGSNLLSHNELDVCRKHNITPTTYLSLKTVCLSGAPSLGSPMETSLRKFFIKCGWLSH
- the LOC6498963 gene encoding pro-corazonin — protein: MLRLMLLPLFLFTLSMACMGQTFQYSRGWTNGKRALNTGSPLLGNGHLHRSNELSFSDLYDLQDWSSDRRLERCLTQLQRSLLSRNCVPGVELNLNRMDTDSGDTNLHSRPNNNENENLVYSNPKQNRRQSNELLEELSVAAVGGSSEPNVFGKH